GCCTGATAGTGACCGCCCACCCCGGAGGAGAACCGGTGACCGCCCTGAATGCCGGGGAGGTATTGAATATCGGGTCCACCATGAAGCTCTTTATCCTCAGCGCCCTGGCCGACCGAATACACCGGGGCCAGGCCTCATGGGAAGACATTGTGGAACTCCGGCCCAAGCACCGCTCCCTTCCCTCGGGGTTTCTGCACACATGGTCCGAAGGAGCCCCCTTCACCCTCTACAGCCTGGCCGGGCTGATGATCAGTCAAAGCGATAACACCGCCACGGATATCCTCCTGGATTACCTTGGCCCCGAGGCTGTAGAAGAATACGCCATGACTCACTACGGAGTAACCGAAGCCAGCCTACCCATCCTGAGCACCCGGCAGCTATTCCAGCTAAAGGCGGATCACCGGGCCAGGGAGCGCTTCAAGGCAGCACCGACGGCAGCCCAGCGGAGACAGATAGCATCCCAGCTTGGGGGAGAGCTGCCTGATGCGTCGTCCATCTTTCCCGGGGGACGTCCCGTGGATGTGGGCTCTACGGGGTACCTGGGTACTACCGCATCCCTCCAGGCGGTTATGACTGATCTCTGGCTGGAGAATGAGGATGAACGGGTCCGGGAGATTTTATCTATCAACCCCGGGATCGCCTTGGATGAGCAGCGGGTTGCCCGGATAGGGTATAAGGGGGGATCCGAGCCCGGGGCAATAAACATGACCCTGGGGGTGGAAGCCAAGAATGGCCGCACCTACATCATCAGTGCGACCTGGAACAATCCCTCCCAGGGGCTCAATGAAAGCCGGTTCGTGGGACTGATCCAGGGCCTGGTGGATGTGCTTAGCGCAGTTGAATCACCCTAACAACACCTGCTCCTATTGCTGCAGGTGAACCGTTCTGGTGGGGAAGGCGAACTCCACGTTCAGGGTCCGGCAGGCCTCCAGAAGTTTTAGATTGATCTCCTGCTGGATGTCCATGTACTGGGCGTAGTCCGGAACCTCGACGTAGTACACGGTTTCGAAGTCCAGGGATGAACCGGCGAACCGGGCGAAGTGGCAGCGGTCGAAGCTGGCCTGGGGAATATCGTCGATAATGCTCTTGAGGGTTTTAGGGAGCTGCTCCAGGCGGTCCTTCGGGGTGCTGTACTCAACCCCGAAGGTGAAAACGATCCTCCGGCGTTTCATCTTCTTGAAGTTATGCACCTGGGTCTTGGTCAGGTCGGAGTTGGAAACCACCAATTCTTCCCCGGCCAGGGTGAGGATCCTGGTGGTTTTGATGCCCACCTTTTGCACGGTTCCCATTTTATCCCCGAACAGAATGAAATCTCCCACCTCGAAGGGGCGGTCGATGAGGATGACAAAGTAGTTAAACAGGTCTCCCAGAATACCCTGGGCAGCGATGGCTACGGCGATTCCCGAAACACCCAGTCCGGCAACGATGGCTGAGATGTTGAATCCCAGATTATCCAGAACAAAGATGAACCCCAGGCTCCAGATGAGCAGGGACAGGATTGCCCTGAGGGGCTTTAACCGGTTCGCTTCCTCCGGACCCCGGCGTTCCAGATACCGGCTCAGGACATTGCCCGCAGCAGCTACCAGGAGTCGCAGAACCAGAAATGCCGCAAGGAGGCCCAGACCAACCCGGATTCCCCCTTCAAGATCCTGGGGCAGGGTCAGCCTGGTGAGGGCGGCATAGATCAGACCGATGACAGCCAGGGGCCGGATGAGCCCCAGGGCTATCCCGGCCATGGAACCCAGCCCACTGTCATGGTTTTTTGGGGACTGTTTTATTGCCCATGAGAGCGCCCAAAGCACCAAGAGGCCGCCTAAAACCAGGCCGGCGGAAAGCAGATAGTCTAAAACGCTGTTATTAAAGAATTCCCGGGTGAGTACTGTGTTATCCATGGTAGTAGAAATACTGTTGCTGCTGGAAAAAGTCAAATCTTCCCGGGAAGCCGTAGAGAGTTCTTGGATCGTGCGCACTAAGATAGTTGTTAATCCCCGTCGGAATTCTGGTCCCGATCCTGGTCCGGGTCTTGGGGGTGGTACTGTTCGATGAGGGAACGGGTCTGGGGGTTTTCCAGCAGGCGTTTGACTGTTTGGGGATCACCCAGGATTTTGAACAGCTCGCTGCCTGCGTTCTCCACGAGTTGTTGTTCTTCCGGGGAGATTTCGATGGGGGGGAACTGTTCCGACCGGACGATTTGATCGATCCGGGATGAGAGGGTCCGGAACAGGGGTGAATCAATGAAGCTATCCAGCCAGGGGTGGTCGGAGCTGCGGGGCGGCTCGGGGGGACGGTGCTGTTCCAATTCGTCCAGGCTGCCGGTGATCCGGGTTTTTTCCTTGGTGTCGATGGAGAGCTCATTGATCTGGCGGCGCAGGGTGTCGATAATGCGGTTTTTATCCGCCAGTTCCCTGGAGTGAAGCCGTTCGGTGGTTTCGGTTTGATTCTTTAAGTAACGCATGTAGGTTCCCAACTCGTCTGCATCCGCCGAGAGCCGGTTCAGAATGGACGAGAGCCGTACAAGCATATCGTTGTCGGTGTAGTAGGGGTAGCGCACAACGTGATCGATTTCGCCCCATGCTTCCTCAAAGATGGTCCGGACCTGAATCTCTGCGATGTAGCGGCCTTTACCGGGATTGGATTCCACCAGGTAATGCACTGAGCGGTAGCCGTGGGGATGTTCCTGAATGCGGCACTGTTTTTCGGTGTAGTAGTCCAAGATCCGGGGGGAATCGCCGTGACGGTAGTAGGCCGTAGGGGCCTCGGCGAAGTTCCAGTGTTTCTGCAGGTATTCATGGATATTGATCCAATCCTCCTTAAACAGATGCAGGGCCCGGATACCGATAAGGTCTGTAACCTCCTGGGTGACATTTTCCGGGGTTATGTTCCGGGATGGATCCGCGATGGTCTTCCGGATGATTTTTTCGAGGAGATGGTCGGTTTCCTTGATTCGGTAGTTCAGGGAGTGAACCTTGGTGCACTTCAGCAGGCTGTCAACCACATACCGTCCCAGGGTGTGCAGCTCGGGTTTGATGGTTTCGTAGCTGCGGGCAATATCTTCCAGGGTCGACCAGCGTAGTCCGCTCCGGTCGAAGGCCAAGGGATCGATGTTGAATCGGCTGAAAAAATCTTCTTGGGCCACAATTTACTCCTTTATCTTCGGGGTGGGCGGGTATTACCCGGGCAGCCTTCACCGGACTGCCGAGTGCTGAGTGTTGAGTAGCAAAGGATTCTCAGGCTGTCCTCCCATTTTAAGATACAGCGATGCCGGGGAAAATGTTACAGTTCGGGGGAAATCTCGGGTCGGTTACCGAGATAACGCGGCTGTTTTTTCCTGGTAGTACGGGTAGTCGCCCTCAAAAACGGACATAGTGCCGCGGTCGATTTCGAAGACCCGGTTTGCAATCCGGGTTAAGAAGTAGCGGTCGTGGCTGACTAGGATTAGGGTGCCGTCAAATTCCTGGAGAGCCTCGAGCAGAACCTCGCGGCTTTCGATATCCAGGTGATTGGTGGGCTCATCCAATACCAAGAAGTTTACCGGTCTGGCGAGCATACAGGCAAGCATGACCCGGCTTTTTTCTCCCCCCGAGAGGACGCTGATCTTTTTCTCCGAATCGTCTCCGGAAAACTGAAAGGCCCCGAGGATGCTTTTGATGCTACCGATGGTTGCCAGGGGAAGGCGGTGCTGCACCTCTTCGAGGATAGTGTTTCCCGGCTCTAGTAGATCGCTGCTGTATTGGCTGAAATAGCCCATTTCCACGCTGCCGCCCAGGGTTACTACTCCGGAACTCGGCTCGGTTTGTCCCGAGATGACCTTCAGAAGGGTGGATTTTCCGGCACCGTTGATACCGGTCAGGGCGATTTTATCGCCCCGGGCTATAGTGGCCGAAATTCCGCCGAAGACCTGGAGCCGGCTGCCGTCCTCTTGGGGCCAGGATTTTTCCAGGTTCTCCAATACGACCACCTGGTCGCCGCTACGCTGTACCGGGGCAAAGCGGATTTTCATGGTTTTGGGATCCGGGGGGAGTTCTACCCGGTCGATTTTTTCGATGGTTTTAATGCGGCTCTGTACCTGGGCCGCATGGCTGGCCCTGGCGGCAAATCTGGCTATGAATTCCTCTTCCTTGGCAAGCATGGCTTGCTGGCGCTTGAATGTAGCCTCTAATTGTTCCCGTCGGATTTGACGTTCCGTGAGGTAGAAGTCGTAGTCTCCCGAGTAGGTAGTGATGGTGCCCTGGGCGATTTCAACGGTTCTGCTGCAGAGCCGGGTCATAAATTCCCGGTCATGGCTCGTCATGACGATGGTTCCGTCAAAGGTGTTGAGCCAGGATTCCAGCCAGACGATGGATTCCAGATCCAGGTGGTTGGTGGGTTCGTCCATAAGCAGTACGGTGGGATTCTGAAGGAGGATTTGGCCCAGGGCGATCCGCATCTTCCATCCCCCTGAGAAGGACTCCACGGGTTCATCCCAGCGGTTCCGGGAAAATCCCAAGCCGGTGAGGATGGTTTCCGCCTTGGTTTCTAGGTTGTATCCGTCCAGATTCAGGAACTCCTCCTGGAGCTCCCCGTAGCGGTCCATGTCTTTCTCGGAGAAGCCCTCCGGGTCGGCCATACGGTTTTCCAGGTCGGTCAGCTCCCGGGCTACCTGGCTTACCCGGCCGGCACCCCGGATGAGGGTTTCGAAGAGGCTGCCGCCCTGCATCTCTCCCGTCTCCTGGGAGAAGTATCCCAGATCCACCCCTGGATCCATGGTGATTGAACCGGAATCCGGTTTTTCCTGACCGGTTATAAGGCGAAAAACCGTAGATTTACCCGCCCCGTTAGGACCTACCAGGCCGATCCGGTCTCCCCGGCGTACTAATAGATCAGCCTTGGAAAAGAGAACCCGATCGCCGTGGACAACCGAAATCCCCGATAGATGTATCATGAGAGCCTCCCGCGGTGGGGAGTGTAGCGAGTTTTGGTACCTTGTAACAGCCCCCGGTGGGCCCGGGGGGCAGGACGGGAGCGGCTTCCGGGGTACTCAGGCGGTATCCTCCCGGGTTTGCTCTTGGACCAGGAGGGGGATATGCAGGCAGAACCGGGTGCCGCGGTGTTCTTCCTGCTGGATTTTCACCCGCCCTTGCACCGATTTGAGGCGGTCCCTCACGAGGCTGAGGCCCACACCCCGGCCTGCATGGAGATCCGCCTGCCCAGCGGTACTGAAGCCTGGGGAGAAGAGCAGCTTAAACAGGGAGGATGGGGTGTGAGGGCCATCGGAATCCCGCAACAGCCCCAGGGAAAGCGCTTTTTGGCGGATGGATTCGAGGTTCAAGCCCCGACCGTCATCCTCCAGGGTGATAATGCCATGGTCGTCGGTCCTGGTAATGGAAAGGCGGATGGTCCCCTGGCCGGGTTTTCCTGAGGAACTCCGCTGATCCGGGGGCTCAATGCCGTGATACACGGCGTTCCGTACCAGCTGGACGAGGATCTCCTTGAGTTCCCGGCGGGGGAGGTCTTCCAGGATATGGGGTTCCAGGGCGTCGATTTCAAGACGGACCTGTTTCCCCTGGGCGGATGCGGCTTTTTCAGCCACCTTTTCCAGGGTCTTAATGAGGACATGTTCCCCCTGGAGGTGGATCTCTCCGGATTTGAAGGACCGGATCTTGCCGATGAGGGTTTTGAATACATCCAGGGAACGGTAAATATCTTCCAGCTGGAGGGTGACTCGGAGGGTATCCTGAAAGGTGATGTCTGGGTTCTCCCGAAGATTGGCTATGTCCTGTTCAATGGTATGGAGTTTTTGGCCGAAATTCTGGAGTCCCAGGATAACCGCGTTGGATTTTATGGCGTGGACGCCCTGAAAGGTCTGTACCATGGCAGCCTGGGTCTGGGTGCGGGAGTCCTTGAGGATCTGATTGATCTGTTCAAGCTCGTAATCGGTATCCTGAATAAAGTCGTCGAAGACCCGGGGATCCACGTGGATGACCTCGAAGAGGGACTGCATCTCCTCCTGGCGCTTCGCCTCCTCTTCAGAGAGCTGGCGGGTAAGCTCGACCTCCCGGGTCTGGTCCTTGATCAGGCAGAGGATCTGCACCTGGCCGTCCTCCCGGTCCACCGGGGCGAAACTACATGCCAGAATCCTGGGTTCGCCGCCATGGGTGGGTTGGTAGGTGAATTCGTGGAGGGGATTGATGTCTAGGAGCATCTCCTCATCGAAGGAGCGCTGACGGACCATGTCGAAGTAATCCTGAACAGACTGTAGCTCCTTATCCTTGAGTGAGCTGGTCAGCAGACCGGGAAGACTCATGCCTGACAGGTCCGGAACATCCAGGATGCGGGCAGCAGAAGGGGAGTAGTTGGGTTGGATCTGGTATTCTTCGTTTATCAGGAAGATGCCGTCCTTCAGATTGTCTTTCATGGCGGTGATTTCGTCGCGTTCTACCTGTAGGCGCCGGTTCAACGCAGCCAACTGGATGTCCTTGTTCATTTTGGTGCGCTCGTAGACGATGGTGGAGGCGAAAATGAGGAGGTACACCCCAATGGCCCGGAGGGCGAATCCCGTCTGGAAATCCATCTGAGCCAGCCCGGGAAGGAGCACCGTCACCCCGAGGAATACACCCAGAAGGCCGGCCAACATGGATCCCCACTGCATACCCAAAACGAAAACGGCAATAATGGGAAAGGAGAATGCCCATAACACCCCCGACCCCTGGACCCCTCCCCCAAAGGTGAGAAACCCGCAGAGGAACATGTACGGCACGACGGTAAGAAATCCGGAAATGATGAAGGGCGCGCTGCTCCGGAGCAGGAAGAACCCCACCAGGGTGGTAAGCCCCATGGCGATGTCGAAGGCCGCTTGAATCCCCGCACCGGCCTGGAGGCTCTGATACCCGAAGAGGAAGAGCAGACTGCCGCCCAGAATGATGAGGGTATTGAGCATGATGTACCGGATTCTTCCGTCCATCGCCGAGGGGTCCCGGGGATCGAATTCTTTTCCGCTGGTAATAAGATTCACGAAGAGGTTTGTCTTGCGACTGGTCATGGTTCATCCCTTTTTTATCTGGTTTCTGGTATGGTAATCGGAACCCAATCCTGGGCTGGATTCCGGAAAGACCCCGGGTTGACGGACCGGATACTGCCGCCGTTCTATCCAACCGCCTCGATAGCCACGGAAAGGCAAAACGTATCCCCCGAGGGAAGACGGAAGGGAATGCAGATGATCCTGGTCTGCTCGGTGGGCCAGATAACCGAATGGTTGTTTCCCCGGACGATGGTCGGCAGGGAGATGACCAGCCGGAAGGATTCCTCCAGCCCGCGTTTGGCATTACCGGCGATAATATTTACCACCTCGCCGATGGCATCCACCACCTCGTCGTCCAGACCGGTGTGCTGCTGCCCCGTCAGGGTACTGGTAAGGGACAGGGCCAGGTTCAGCTTCATGGAGATAACCACCGCCCCCCGGGCCTCCCCGGTTAGCCCGATGACAGCGGAAATATCCCAATTGTTCGCCTCGCTGCGGTCGATGAAGTGGGGCCTGTCAGCCCGTACCTCGGTTTGGAGAAAATCTCGGAATACCGATTCGCAAACCTCAACGAAGGGTTGTATATATTTTTCCACATCGGACTCCTATTTCAGGTGTAGCTTTGCCAACTTCTGCTGGAAGGTCTTCTCGTTCACCGGCTTGATGATGTAATCCGTAGCCCCGTTTTTCAGGGCTTCAATGACGTTGTACCGGGCTGCCTCGCTGGTAATCATGATGATAGGCAGATCTTTATGGAGGGGATTCGAACGCGCCTGCTTCAGAAAATCCAAGCCCGACAGTTCGGGCATGTTCCAGTCCAGGAGAACCAGGTCGATGGCATTATTATCCAGCCGTACCAGGGCTTCCTTCCCCGTGGAGGCCTCGATAAACTCGCAGGGAATATTCATGGATAAAAAGGTGTTCTTAACAATGTTCCGCATGATCCGGGAATCATCCACAACCAGTACCGTTTTTGCGCCCATTATTCCTCCATTTCGTTCATTGTAATGCATAGGAATGGTTAATCAATAGGGGCGCCTCTAAAAAGGTAATATTTTCTCCATAGTGAGGCGGAACAAGTTGAGTTTTATTGGTCCCGCTCTTTCCCCGAGCCTAGGGCCGGGTGAGCTTAGAGAAGGCGCTCCGGGTTTGTACGGGTTCCTCCCCCGAGCCTAGGGCCCGGGCACCAATAGCGAGATCAGCATGATACCGGCGAACAGTATGATTACCCCCGAGCTTACTGCCTCAAGGATACCCAATACCCTGCCCGCCGGAGAGTGGCTCCGATGCAGCAGGGTTTGTAACTGCTGTCTGCCGGCTACCACGCCTACCGCCAGGGCTGACATGGCGATGAATCCCCCCAGGGAGACCCCCGCCACCAGGAAGACGCTGAATGCCAGGCTGCGGTTTGCAACCCCGTAGACCAGGATGGCGGTGGACACCGGGCAGGGAACGAGGGCTACACTCATAGCAAGCCCCAGGGGGGAGGACGGTCCGGCTGACCGGGGGGTATCCGGTTCCCCGTGGGAGTGGCCGGAATGGCCCCCTCTACCTTCCGGGAGGTGGTGGGGATGGGAATGATGATGATGCATGCTCGGCCTATGGTGGGAGATCCAATGGCCCAGGGTGAGAATCAGAATCAGGCTGTAACTGACCAGTTGGAGCCACCAAGAGGCCTCGTTCTGGAAGTTGGAAAACACCACCTGGAATACCACCGTGCCTAAGAAGACCACTACCCCGGCGGACAGGCTGTCCACCAGGTTGACCAGGGCGCTGTATGCGATGCCCTGGCGTAATCTGGCACGGTTTCCCAAAAAGTAGGAGACGGTGAATACCTTTCCGTGGCCGGGTCCGAGGATATGGATGATTCCAAACAACACTGCGGTGAGGAAGGCGGAGACTCCCGCGCCGATATCTGCTTCTTCCATGACCCGGCGGGTAAGGTCCGAGAGCCGGCTGTGTAATTCCCGGGAGGTGCGGCGGATCCAGGAGGCTGCAGCCTGGAAGGGGGAGGCCAGGGGTGCTGGGGTGGAGTTCAGCACCGGAGTCGGTGATTCCTGGGACGGCGATGAGCCAGGGGTCTTGGAATCACCGCGAAAAAAGGGATCCTGACCGAAGAGGGGCAGGGCCTGAAGGGACAGGAGGAGAAACAAGAGGATTGGAAGCCGGATCATGGCAGGATCCTGAACCGCAGAGATTGTACCGGCAGGCGGCCCCATTCGCCGAAGTCCCAGGTTTCGGTGGGAAGATAGGGCTGGATGCTTCGGCCCCGGGTGGAGATGGGGGTTTCCGAGGCGGTAAGCAGGAAGTCGGTGTAGTAGCTCTGGTCGATATTGGCGATGCGCAAGGCGGGCAGATCCTGCCAGGGGACTGGGGTGTCCAGAGTGAACTGGAAGACCAGGCGGCCCTGGGTGATACTGCTGGTGAAGGAGCGGGCTTCGGGGATGGAAAGCCGGCGGTTGTTTACAAAAATGAAGAAGAAGTAGCTCCGGGATACGAGGTGGCTGAACATCAGTTCCCGGACGACGGCTATTTCCTCGGGGTCAAGGGTCCCGTCTCCGTCTGCATCGGCATCAACCAGAACCGCCGAGGAGTAGTATTCATCAAAGGTCCATTCCACCCCCAGCTCGGCCAGGCCTGCGGAATTAAACCGGGGTGTTACCGCCGTATCGATCCAGATGTGGGGGTGGGAAAAGCCCAGAGCGGGCACCAGGATCAGCATCATCAGCAGGCCGAGGCGTTGGGTGTCCGGCTTTGTACTGGGGTGTTTTGACCTTCGGGGCATAGGGTTCCTTTCCGGTAATATCTTGTAGTATCTTAGCGGATTAATAAGGATTTATACAACCTGCCGGGGTGCCTTCATGAACATCATGGTCCGGAAGTTCGGCTCCGGCCCAGGGTCTCCGGTTTGACTAGATACTGTTGGGGTGATTCTCATGCCGTCCGCCAGGGGACAGCCAGCGCAACCCCGGCGGTGTCCGGTCACCCCGGGACCCCGAGCTTGCCCCGTTGTACCGGAGCTGCAAAACCGGACGCAGGGGGGCGGTCCGGTTTCGGGGGCTGGGCTTAGGGGCTGGCAGAGAATGGTACCCCGGTCTCGGGCGAACTGGAGCAGGCTGTTCAGGTCGCCGGGGCTGCAGTCCAGAGAGAGCTGGAGCTCCAGGTAGGTGGCCGGACGTCCCGGGGGCAGAACCCCCAGGAGATCGTGTAAACTCGGGGTGATCATGCCACATCCCGGGATGAGCTAGCCCCAGGGGTGTTCAGAGCACCCCTCCTCCGGCCGACCAGGTAGAAGGCCCCGTATATACCCGCCAAACTGAGGAGGGAAAGAAGGATGGCGATGATGCTTCCCCCCTCGGCGAGCTGATAAAAGAGGGTTGCGATGTTGTAGGCTAGGACGGTTAGGTAGACCACTGCGGCCCACCCGTATCCGGCTCCCATCTCCCGGACCATGGCACCCAGGGCTGCTGCACAGGGAAAGTAGATAAGGACGAAGAGCAGGTAGGCGTAGGCGCCTGCGGGGCTGAACCGGCTGGTCAGGGCCGCTGCGGTCGCTGCATCCCCACCGGCCTCCTGAATGACCTCTTGGCTGTCCCCCTGGATCATTCCGATGCCCAGGGGGTCTGCCAGGCCCTCGATCCAGCCTGTAAGGTTCGCCGGTATGCTGAGGAAGGCTTCTCGGATGCCCGGCCATGGGGAGAATGCCGGAGACTCGGCAGCCGCGTCAGGGGCTGGAGGGGAATCGGTTTCAGGAGCTGGGTTCGGGGCTGCCGCGGGGGCAGCAATCTGGGCATCAACTTGGGAGTAGAGGGAGTTTAGGGTTCCGACTACTGCTTCTTTTGCAAAGATGCCGGTGAAGAGGCCGACGGTGGCCGGCCAATTGTCTTCCTGGATTCCCATGGGTTGGAAGACCGGTTGAATGGTCTTTCCCATAAGGCTCAGGAGGGATTCTTCGGAATCCTGGTTGCCGATGCTGCCGTCGGTTCCGATGGAGTTTAGAATGCCCAGAACTGCCACTGCTATCAGAATCACCTTACCCGCCCGGAGACTGAACTGCCCCAGACGACGGCCCACCGAGGAAACCAGAGGCACTATCCTCGGCGCCTGGTAGGGGGGCAGTTCCATGATGAAGGGGGTGGGCGGTCCGGTGAAGAGGGTGCGCTTTACCAGCAGGCCGGTTCCTATGGCCAGGACAGCGCCGGTTATGTAGAGGGAAAACACCACAAGGCCCGAGGCGTCGGGAAAAAAGGCCGCAGCGAAGAGGGCGTAGACCGGCAGCCGCGCGCCGCAGGACATGAGGGGTGCCATGAAGCCGGTGATTATCCGGTCACGTTTATGTTCCAGGGTTCGGGTTGCCATGATGGCGGGCACGGTGCATCCGAATCCCACCAAAAGGGGAACAAAGGCCTTGCCCGGCAGACCGATGCTCCGTAACAGTCGGTCCATGACAAAGGCGGCCCGGGCCATGTACCCCGATTCCTCCAAGAGGGAGAGAACCAGGAACATCATACCCACCACGGGAATGAAGGTCGCCACGGTCTGTATGCCCGCTCCCAATCCGTCAGCCAGCAGCACTCGGAGAAACGCCGGTGCAGCCAGGGTGTTCAGCAAGGCGGCAGTACCGTCCACAAAAATAGTGCCAAAGAGAATATCAAAGAAGTCGATGAATGCTCCGCCGATGGTCATGGTCAACCAGAATGCCAGGTACATGACCCCCAGGAAAATGGGTATTCCCCAGACCCGGTGCATGGTGATTCTATCTGCCCTGGAGAGTCCCGGTCGTCCGCCCCTGCTCCGGCGGGAGGGAGGGGTTGGGGCTGCTCCGCCGGATTGATCGGGGCGGTGGTTAAGGCTGGATGTGCCGGGGGATGCGCAGCAGCTGCGGTTGGGTTTTCTTAGGGTATCCTGGGATATGCTGCGGATGAGCCGGTATTTTGCATCGGCTACCAGGATGTCGGGATCCATTTCCAGGGTCGCCTCCAGGGCGGCGGCGGAGCTGTTGAGGCGTTCCCGGATCCGGGGTGTTAATTCCTCATCCTGTTCGAGGTATTTGATTGCAAGCCACCGGGGAGAAACCGCCAAATCAGCGGCCAGGTCGCCAAGCAGGGTCTCCTGGGTTTTAATCCAGCCTTCCAGCTCCTCCGGATAGGGTACGACCGGGAGGGGTTGGGTATCTCTGGGGCGAGGGTGAGAGGGAGGGGGCGCCACAAGGGTGCCGAGCCGGCCGGCTAGGTCAGCCTGGTCCTGGCGGTTTCGGGCGTTTACTGCGGCCACGGGGATACCGCCCAGGGCCCGGGAGAGGGCCTGGGTGTTAATCTCCCGGGTAATACGGTCTGTTTTCGTGAGAACTACCATGAGGGGGGTGCCCATTTCCAGAAGCTGGAGGGTGAGGTAGAGATTGCGCTCCAGATTGGAGACGTCTACCAGATTCACCACCAGATCCGCCTGACCGGAGAGGATAAACCGCCGGGCCACCTGTTCATCCTCGGAATTCGCATTCAGGGAGTAGAGGCCGGGTAGATCCACCACCTGTACCGGCGAGGGCTTGCTTCCCCGGGGACCGTGATCCAGATTCGGGGCCTGGGTGGCGGCATCCTTGGTCCTCCTGGCTTCCCCCGGCAGGGTAAGAATCCCGTATACCTGTTCCACTGTTACGCCCGGCCAGTTTCCCGTGCGCTGGGTGCTGCCTGTAAGGCCGTTGAAGAGGGTGGTTTTGCCGCAGTTCGGGTTCCCGATGAGGGCGATGGTTGGTGCCTTGGTCGGGGCGGGGTGTTTGGCTGCGCCGGATCGGTCGGGGCTCATAGCTCTCCTCCTTTTGGATTGTCCCGGAAGATGAGAATTTCTGCCTCTGCCTTACGCAGGGAGAGATTGTATCCCCGGAGTTCGATCTCAATGGGATCCCCTAGGGGGGCAATGCCGGTTACATGGATTTCTTCTCCCGGGGTGAGCCCCATGGAGAGTAGGCTCCGGCGGTATGCGCTGCTGCCCGGGCGGTATCCGGCTATGGTCCCCCGGAATCCTTTTCGTAATATGGTGGTCATGGGTAGATCCTCCTTTAGCTGTGGTGGTTATGGTCTGGTTTCATTCCTAGGGGTGTTACCCCAATGGCTTGGACAAGTTCCTGACTCAGGGCTAGGAGACTATCTCCGGACTGAACGAGTCTGGTGCCCCCGTGCCTGTTTTCTACCATCATGATCCTGGAGCCCGGTAACAGTCCCTGGCTGATGGCCTGGGAACGCAGGGAGGGGCAGCAGGGCAGGGTTTGGATGATCGCCTCGCTGTGGGGCTGTACATCCCCAAGGGAAGTCGAGCCGGGGAGGTGCCTTCCGGGACCGATGCGGCGCCGGAATCCCCTCATCCTCCCGGGTGATGGGTTGTTTTGGCGGCCGAATCTTCCTACGCGGCCCCAGCCTCTATGAATCATGGTGTTCTCCTCGGGTATCCTGCATTAGCCGGGTGTTTAGCCTAAGGAAGCTCTCAAGAGTTAATGCAGATAAACAAAGTAAGAGGAGTCTAACATTGGATGTTCGGGTGGTCAATATGAATTTGGTTCAGATGGTATCTGAAGGGGGAAGTAGGGCTCGGATTGCCTGTTCCAGGGAGGAAAACCCAGGGGAAAGGTGGGAAAGACCGGTTCTCAGTCCGGGGAGGGTTTGATCTACTGCGGCCTGTTCAAGGGTTGCGGCAAGTTTGGCCACCCCGGGTGCGCTTATTCCCAGACTGCTGCCCTTGAGGGCGTGGCAGAGTTCACGAATTTCAGCCCAATCCCGGTCATCCCCCGGGTCGGTCTGCCGCCAGGCCGATAATCCATCCACGATCTCCCGGGCCCGGGGGAGATATCCTTCAAGCACCCTGGTAACGGTGTCGGCATCACCCATAAAGGTATCCAGGAG
The DNA window shown above is from Spirochaeta lutea and carries:
- a CDS encoding FeoA family protein translates to MTTILRKGFRGTIAGYRPGSSAYRRSLLSMGLTPGEEIHVTGIAPLGDPIEIELRGYNLSLRKAEAEILIFRDNPKGGEL
- the feoB gene encoding ferrous iron transport protein B, with protein sequence MSPDRSGAAKHPAPTKAPTIALIGNPNCGKTTLFNGLTGSTQRTGNWPGVTVEQVYGILTLPGEARRTKDAATQAPNLDHGPRGSKPSPVQVVDLPGLYSLNANSEDEQVARRFILSGQADLVVNLVDVSNLERNLYLTLQLLEMGTPLMVVLTKTDRITREINTQALSRALGGIPVAAVNARNRQDQADLAGRLGTLVAPPPSHPRPRDTQPLPVVPYPEELEGWIKTQETLLGDLAADLAVSPRWLAIKYLEQDEELTPRIRERLNSSAAALEATLEMDPDILVADAKYRLIRSISQDTLRKPNRSCCASPGTSSLNHRPDQSGGAAPTPPSRRSRGGRPGLSRADRITMHRVWGIPIFLGVMYLAFWLTMTIGGAFIDFFDILFGTIFVDGTAALLNTLAAPAFLRVLLADGLGAGIQTVATFIPVVGMMFLVLSLLEESGYMARAAFVMDRLLRSIGLPGKAFVPLLVGFGCTVPAIMATRTLEHKRDRIITGFMAPLMSCGARLPVYALFAAAFFPDASGLVVFSLYITGAVLAIGTGLLVKRTLFTGPPTPFIMELPPYQAPRIVPLVSSVGRRLGQFSLRAGKVILIAVAVLGILNSIGTDGSIGNQDSEESLLSLMGKTIQPVFQPMGIQEDNWPATVGLFTGIFAKEAVVGTLNSLYSQVDAQIAAPAAAPNPAPETDSPPAPDAAAESPAFSPWPGIREAFLSIPANLTGWIEGLADPLGIGMIQGDSQEVIQEAGGDAATAAALTSRFSPAGAYAYLLFVLIYFPCAAALGAMVREMGAGYGWAAVVYLTVLAYNIATLFYQLAEGGSIIAILLSLLSLAGIYGAFYLVGRRRGALNTPGASSSRDVA
- a CDS encoding FeoA family protein — protein: MIHRGWGRVGRFGRQNNPSPGRMRGFRRRIGPGRHLPGSTSLGDVQPHSEAIIQTLPCCPSLRSQAISQGLLPGSRIMMVENRHGGTRLVQSGDSLLALSQELVQAIGVTPLGMKPDHNHHS